ttttttacatttcagtttttgtacagattaaacatagggaaaaataatgtgttaattactgAGTTTTGTGCTAGGCAGTTATCTTTTAGCTCTTTCCCCATTTTTggtatttatgctaagctaaccaactgCTAGGCTATAGCgtcatatttagtgtacagacatgagagtggtatcaagGTTCTCATCTATCTCTcgacaagaaaacaaaataagcatatttcctaaaatgttgaactatttcttcaAGATGGAGTGGAAGgatacattttacagtaaatgttaacaaaagcaaaaagcaTTACATTTCTGTATGTAATGTGGGGGATGCATTCCCTTGACACTGAAAGGTGTCAGCCCTTTTAACCACACATGATgcctttttgttatttttccaaGCGTATGATGCAGCAGTAGTTATGATGAATAGTAGGACGTTTCATATACCAGTAGATGGGGCTCATTAGCTGTTGAGGATCACTATAACTCAATGATggattgtttgtttatgtgcattAATTTGCATTGATGGCAGCTCACTCTACGTCATGTCTGTGTGCCAGCTTCCCTTTAATGTGTACTTTCTATGTATTTGCAATTAAAAAGTGACAGATAAAAATGGCTTTTCACTCTGTAATATCCaagtacacacgcacacacaccggCAATGGGTTTTGCCACTACTCTCGTGCTTCCTCCGCTGTGGTCATTTATGATGTTGAAACCGATTTTTCCTATGGTCTGCTCCAAGCGGCCTCACCATAGGATCAAATAGGCCTCGCTGTAGCggacagcaagaaaaataagcGTGGCACTTATTTATGGGCACTTGGGGCCCAGCCAGCATGGGGGCTCAATTAGTGGTGAAGCAGCATTACAGTTCATATGATGGATGGCGCTTTTAGTGTTGATATTGGGTGGTTATCAGTTAATTTGCTGTAAATGATACCAAACGGCCAGTAGCCGTGTTGGTCAGCTGGATAAATGCAACCAGACAAATTTTCCACTGTTCCACTTTCCTCCTGGTGGTTATTGGGGTTTAGTGCATATAGAGctgattaaaaatgcaaaaatatgaaatatatgtgGTTATAGTTCTCTTAAATCTTTGGATTATAACCACCTAATTTCCAAAATGCtatattaatcattttatacacTGTTTGATAATTATAACAGTATCAGtattttttggattttaaaaagacatttttctgttaCTGATTTTGTCAAAATGTCGACCCTTTTCCTTATTCTACTATGTCaatgtgatgtcactgtgatcacatcaaatgacattcattctTACACACCCTCTGTTGGTTTTCTACCATCCTCTTTTTCCTTAGTGGCATTTCACTGGTGTGGAATAACCTACCACATAATCATCTCTGTGGCTTTGGCCTCTCAGCTTCATGAACAACTTGGACTCACCTGCTTGCTGCTAATTACATGGCTCGATTCCCACTGCAGTTTTTGAGGTTATATTTTGAAAGCTCTACTGTCCTCACATTGGGGAACTGTCACAAGCATGATTTTAGGGTTTGGAATCAggatttggattttttttaagtcaccCATTCCTTGGTGAAccatggaggtctatggggcTATTCAGGTGTTGCCAGGTTCTCCTTGCTCAACTCAACTTTGGATCTTTGCCTATAAGGGTTAAAGTCATGAGAAATCCATCTTTATTCAGTCATTCCTTTATGATTTGTGTAGTTTTTGAATTTGGTGTGTTCATCCAGGCTATCTTTACCTGTTTCTTACCTTCATAAATTCCCCCCTTTCTCTCTATTTCCTTTTATCTTTCCATCTTGCCTCTTTTCTGTCGCTGCTGTCTGTCCTCATCAGATCCAAGAACGATGGCTCAGTCAGTCTGCGTTGTATTAAGGCCTGTCAACCTAACGACTTCAGCTGCGCTCATGACCCTGTCCACCTCATCACCCACACCGTCCTCTCTTTGCCAACATTCAGAGACTTCAGTGAACCAGAGGGTGAGACAGACTGGAATCATTGCAAAACCATGGAAACAGCTTTTAGACGCgtgtgtgagaaaatgtgtgCAGTCTTAATGTCTTTGTTCTCCATGAGTCAGTTACATTTATGGTTGTACGTGATTGCATGCATGTGCTTGTTTGTCAGTGATGCCAGTATGAATAAGTTGTGGTATTCTGTAACATATTATTTAACTAGTAGCTTGTAATAGCAATGCTGTCTCATTGAGTTAAACCTTTCTCACCCACCAACCTGCCAGAGAGCAGAaatttcatttacatatttaaaccCACGGAACAATTGTTCAATCGTatcataaatatttgatttgaagAATTGAATGCATTTAGTGGTTTGCTTCTATCACACTAATAAATAGTTTAAACCTTTTCTTCCAACAGAAATAGTTTTCCTGCGGACAATCACAGCAGCTAACCCTACTCCTCACCCCGGTGCTACCGATCTGTTCTTTGACATCCTTGGCGCAGATGACCAGTTCTCCTTTGACGTGGTGAAGCGCTCTGACCAAGGCATGATCATGGGTAAGAGGAGAGAGTGTACTTGAAACCAGGCAGGCATTTGTTTATTAAATTGTTATAGTAAATTGCATGATGTTATATTTACTGATATCAATCCCAATCTGTGTCATCCCTCAGGTGTCGTACGGCAGGTGAAACCTATCATTGGCCCCAAGGATCTGGTGCTGCAGGTGGCCATGAACTATATCAAGTCAGGGAACATTTCCCATCGCAACGTTGTAATCATCCATGTCTTCATTTCTGAGTTCTGGTTTTGAGCTGTTAGATATAGTTTGGAATAACTGGGGACACCTGTCTTATCTTGTTTAACACTTAAAAATGCCTTAAAGGTTAACACTGTTGCTTTCAAGATAAGATAAATAGATGcattttgttaattttcaaGTGGTTTAGCTGCACTTAATTCTGGTGGCAGTTTGCAAACCAAACAGGTCATTGTTTACAATAGATCTTTGTCATTTCCACAGAGTAGATAATCAAAAATAAGACACATTATCAATAGATACtgaacaagactaagagtcgATGGTCATGCTAGTggttctgtgaggctgcagcacagtaatgctttgagctaaatgcaaacatcagcctgctaacatgctcacaatgtcAATGCTGACATACTGATGTTACGCAGGTACAGtagtttagcatgttatcatgctaacattCACTAATTAGCACTAAGTGCAGCTGAAGCTAAAGGGAATGTTATTACTTTTGCAGGTTTGTGGGTCAAAACTtaagttttggacaaattaaaattttgaaatgatGATGGCGCCAGATGAAAAGACAGGGGGTCATCAACATGATGtgacagttcatcctgaggggaacatgaacgtgtgtaccaaatttcataacATACCATCCAATAGtatttgagacatttcaccCAACAATGTAACAATGGCATTAGAGGAAAAGgcaagggatcaccaaagtcattgggATTCATCTTTTGGGTGCCATAGCTGCCTGTACCAAATtcaatggcaatccatccaatagttgtgaAGACATgtccttaaaaaacaaaaatgacaaccTCATGGTAGCGCAAGACGAAATGTCAGGGTATCACCAAAGTCACTTGGATTCATCGTCTGGGCACCATTCATGTCTGTGCAAAgcttcatggcaatccatccagtagttgagatatttcagtttggaccaaagtggtggaaaGACCGACATTGCCATCCGTAAAGCCACCCTGCCTGCATGGAAAGTTACTGTTCAAGCAACAAAACAGACTCATTTCTCAGTCACTGTAAGTCACATGCCTTTTAAGAGAGTGGAATAAAATAATGTCATAGATTAACAGGGTGCAAACAGCCAACTGTCATCTCCTTAACCACCGTCTGCTGTGTTTAACTTGAATTCAGACTTTGTTGTCGTGAGTGCCACTATGATGCACGATCGGTTAAACCTGTGGAACCGTTTGATATTTGCTCCATTTCATCTGTTTTGAGAGAATTAAAGCAACATACTTTGTTTGATAATACTTCACAAATGGACTTGCTTTCAACAACATTAATTGTGTTTTGTACCATCAGACTGCACCACCATCTGTGAATAATAAAGACTCATTGCTGTTAATGATGTTCATGTTTTGTCCTGAAGAGAACTTACAGTAGATCCTCTACAACTGCAGAAACCAGGCATCTTCTAGTTAGCATAACTGAGGTTTCCAGAATAACTAAAATCTGATAGGATGTCTGTTTTTCCTGTAACTCAACTCTTCAGATTCCCCATCATACCCATACCGCTTCCAGTTTGTGAGGATATTTCCAGTTATTCCGCTCAAAGAATGAATAATGGGAATACTATACTGGGAATGTTTGGTTCTTTAAATACCTCATTTTAAAGCTGAGAAATTGCTTGAGGTGGACACTTCTTACCATGCATAATCAACTCTCTTCCACATCGATCTGCCTTTTCACCACTGCTGTGCTCAGCCTGGCCAGTGAAAACACAGGCGACAACCATAGAGAGGAAAATCCTGTAATCTAAAATTCGCCACTCTCCGTGGAAATCCCAAATGCTTGTCCTGTGGCTGTGTTGTTGCAGCTTGTCAAGGCTGATTGAATTGATCTGTAGACCTTTTAAACATTGCTTTAGGTAAATGGATTTCAGATGTGAGTGCAGCTGTAGCTTACAGCCTATACAGAACTTCTGTTTCAGAAATTATTGGGTGTAATATTGTGGGGTATGTCCAAGTATAGTTACATATCCGTGATTGCAGCTGCCCATTTGCcacaaaaatatcataaaatactTCATCTCATAGTAGAAGCTATAGTAGCCTACAAGCAAAGTGAAGTCAACTTAAATTATACTaagcataaaaaaaatgtttattacaaaGCATTTCACAACACGTACAGTCTTGTGTGAAATAGTAAAGATCATTCTCAAAAGATAACTATCCAAATTGCATCAATCAGTCATCCCGTGCTCAAATTAAATGCTCATTATGAGTCATATGCAGTAACAATGTGTTGATGGTGATAATGTTGTAACCACTGATGACTGGATTGGGTGACAATGGTTGGATGTATCCCAGGTTTTATGCTGTCAACATTGTATTTCATTTGAGGCCATGTAGTAGGTTTTAGCATATATTTAGATATCAACAATATGTATTGTTTTATGTATCTTatgttaaagtgtgtgtatgtttcacCTTGCTGCAAGACAAATCCTTTTTGGGGACAATACAGTTTAGGTTAAAGCTGAGGTTGTCTGTCACACTGGACAGTAATTTAGTATAGTTGCTTTGTTAAGCTTAATTGATTTAGGAAGTCTCACTGAGATCAAGGTCAGTTTTACAAGAGAAACCTGAGAACAAAttgcatatatactgtatgacagCAAGACATCTCAGTCACACGAATAGGtcattacacacaaatacacattaatTCAAAACTTCACTTATATAATTGAAAAAACAACCAGTAAGGATCAAGGTTcatctttattgtcattatacaatACAGGTTTGCCAGTGAAAAGCAGTTGTAGCTCCCTCCACACTATacatacagaaaatgtattaacaaatattcaaatattttagtttagaacagaataaaactataaaattgTCCAAATACtatataaacatgcacacaaaagtaTTTACAATATGTGCAATATAGCTTAATTGGTTTATTGATTATACTGTTTAATTAATGCATAGTTACCTACAAAGGCCTGGAGACAGCAAGCAATCTTCTTCAATACTACATACTATTTATCAGGCTAGTTTCTTTCAAGTAACCAAATAAACAGCTAGAACTCctggaaacaaaaatacatcagaatcaaacaaacaaacaaacaaacaaacaaacaaaaaacagaatgtaggagaaaaacaagacaagtatctaaacaaagtaagaaaaatgCGACTATAAAAGACAggtgataaaaaaatatagactgAATTTTACTATaaagaataagtaaaaaatCTATTGTATGTGAAGAGAGCTGttgagtttaaaaaatgaactgatATTGACTGagaatgtgcaaatgttcacagTATAAAAAGTACATGCAATGTATAAAATTTTGCACACAACTTTGATGCACATTTTTCCCAATCTGTACTGAGTCCTCTCTGTAATGTGTGTCCCTCCCTGCATTATTGATACAAACACATCTTATGTTACACTGACTCCTCCTGTAGATGACAACAAGCTGCACTATGACTTGCTTGAAAACAGCAGCACGTGCTCTGACTCCACCTTCACCCTGGATTAAACCAATAGCGTTTCAGGAATCTACCCGGATGTCCCGCACACACGGAAGAAGCAGGCAAACATGGCAGCTACAACCAACAACAACGTGGACATTTCAACGTCTATTGCTGgtattttgaatgaaaaataccGTCCTGAACACCTACAGgttttaaaaacatgcacagCAGCGTTAAGGGAAAAGGAATACAGGTGAGGACGACGCCATTTGCTGGCTTTTTAATTGGAAACCGAGGGTGTTAGCTTACCAGCTAAGCTAGCCTGACTGTCAATTTTAAAGTGCAGCATCATTCAGGAcggtttattttctttttgtgttaaTAAACGGCGATTTTACACGTTTACTCATCCACCTAATTGTAGTATTACTTAAATATGTCTACTTTCCCGAGCCAATAcgattttattgttgttgttaaccGAGGGAGGGAGATTTCTGAAGCAACACTGATAAATGTTTGAAGACGTCCGTTAAGAATAACCACCAGAGAGGTGcaataataatgtattattgATGTATTAACAATCTGTCCGTGTAACATTGTGTTGCCAACAATGGCATTTTGTAGAGGCTACACTAAAGCTTTAGTTCTCAAACAAGTTTAATTTGATTGAAATAACACTATTAAGAATAATAAACCACTCGTTTCTCTCAATGCTCATGAGTTTCTGAtgtgcaaatgaaaaatgcaactTAAACTTTGTCCTAGTTGccatattttttaaacacaaaagacacaagACTCCTCCTTTACTGACTGTGAACTTGAGAGCAAGATAGGCTTCTTCATATATTGTTTTTGACTGCGTTTGCTTCATGGGCACCACCTACTTTTACCCCACCCTGTCAAATATCCATCTGGTACATAACATGTCattttgctctcttttttcccttatagttcctaaaaaaaatcatattaataGACCTTTCCTAGTAGACATTTTGATTGGCCACATTAAAAGCACAGGCAGACGAACTAATAAGATTAATGGTGGCTTCTACCAGCATTTACTGCAATGCAGTGCAGCAATTAATAGTGCTGTTGGTTACACCTGTTTGTCTGCTGTGAATATGTGGAATGAAATGTAAGTTCACTTTTTTCCCCTGATTGCTTCACAATTTGGAGAGagtagagtgggtcgtccactaatcacaTCCTCCTGTCagcatgtcgaagtgtccttgagcaagacgaTAAACCCCAAAGTGCCTTGTATGGTAGCTTGCTGCCATCagcgtgtgagtgtgtttgtgaacgAGTGGTAAAAACTGTGaagtgctttggataaaatCACTATATAAATGCtgccatttaccatttaccattctGTTTTCAGAGATGTCGTCGAAGAGCAGGCTTTCTCCAGTCTTCTGCAAGTCTTGTCCCGGCTGTGTAATGAGCTGCAAGCTGCTAGCATAGATGATCAGGACCTGCAGTCTGTCGCCTTGCAGCTGCAGCTGACTGCCGAGTGCTTCAGGGCTCAGAGGAACTCCTGTGTGCAAAGCACACGCAACCAGTGCCTGCTCAGGTAATGACAGTCACAAGCACGACTGATGACACTCACCAGTGTAGTCTTTGTGAGAGACAGGGGGAAAGCAAAAAAATTTGCTTCCATGAATTGAtcagtttatttaatataaaaactgtttgaaatgttttctctgccTCACATGTTTGACATAGTCACAACACATACTGAATATCACTGTACACTGCAAAATGACTGGATTTATTAGATAAGGCTATTGTAGTGCTTTGCATTATATTGGAGGTGTTCATGTAGTTGTACAAAATAAACTagaaatacacaaagaaatCATTCAATGAACCAGCTAAcataattctgttttttcttctttcgtTAGGGAGCTTGGTTTTATTGATGTTTCTGTTAAACTCCTGACCTTCTTTCAAACCATAAATTTGGAGGGCAAAGATGGCATATTTGAACGTAAGTCAAAACATAACGTCCTAAATTAGGTAATTGATCTCTAATAAAATGAGTTGCTCTTTATAGTGAACTTTTTATACTAACCTGTTTTTCTTAAATGATCCTCTGTGATCCAGCTCTTCGTTGTGGGATCCAGTTCCTCGGTAACTTGGCAGTGGGAAACCAAATGTGTAAAGATGACATTTGGCAGCTGAGCTTCCCGGATCTGCTCCTGTAAGTTGTGTGTGTCACAGTAGCAAACATGCTTGTGACTCAGAAAACAACACTATTAGAAATGTTTACACAGTTACATCAGAAACACAATTTGTAAAATCATTATGATTCACACTCTGTGTCTGATGGTATCCTGGTGGTTCATAGTTTGAAGAACAACAGATTTAGCCCTTTAGTTTACGCAATAATGCACACTCTTTATCAGTactgtgcttttatttatttatttttatttatcacaaaCATGTGTCCTCACATTGAGTCAACTCAAACATGTGTGAACAGGCAGCTGCTCAGTGTCGATGATGAGAAGGTGGTGAACTACACCTCTATGGTACTCCACACGTGTCTGGATGACGCCAAGGTGGAAGAACTGTCTGAGCCGCAGAACATCCAGCTGGCACTGAAGGTGATGGAGCTCTGTAGGACCCAACCAGACCTGGACTGGacgtaagtgtgtgtgtgtctgtgttggtgtgtgttatGTAATTGTTAGTTTATAGCTGTGTATGTATCATTTCAATACTACTTGGTACTACTTGTTGGTAAAGTTTTCATTTGATGTTTATTCATTTGACAGGGTTATTATTGCAACTCAGCATTTCCTCAAGTCTTCAGCTCTGGTGGAAAACATGTACTCTGGGATGTCTCCCAATGAAAGGTACTTCACTTTTATTATATGGATGGACAAATCCAcaagaataaataataagagTCAGTATACACAGAAACTCATCTGCtgacaaaaaatacattaaacctAAACCTCTGACTAAAGACTTTTCTGAATGCACACCATAGATTTTTAGTTATTCTGATTCAGATATTGCAGAATAACCATTGATGTATCCAGAAAAACTAATACTACATATAAGGGAATACTGTCAAGTAGAGATAGAGAATGTGGACATCTAATTGTAGACAGTACCATAGTTGTGTtgtacagatgtgtgtgtgtgtttttcagagttACTCTGCTAGAGCTGCTCTTTGCCCAACTGAGAGAGGGAGGCTCAGAGGATTGCGGCATCCCTTCCAGCGTGGCTCGTTTCGTGGCCTCTACCTTCCAGAAAGGTTGTGGAGCTGTGCTGACACTTAGCACTGGCTCTGATTCCAGTATTGAGGTACAGATATTAAACCTGACAGATGTATCTACCACTGTCCTCAAACCTCCCACATAAACTGTTACAGACACGAGGACTGTGATTTAACCTGTGTGAAACTGTTGAGGATTttgattttataattattttcgAATAGTGAGTGGACATAGAAGAGCATGTCATGGACATTTAACTTTATCTCACACATCCTTTCTCCATGTGACTGCCACCTGTTGGTTGCAATCCTCTGTCCTGCAGGAGGCAATGACAGTGATTAGTCTGCTGGAGGTGCTATGTGAGATGACCTCAGATAACAGCCAGCTCATGTTCCTACAGAACCATCCAGACCTTCTAGTGGCTACTGTTggtaaattaaaacacacactcacacaaccTGTCTGACCTCATGATAAATATGTCATCTGCACACCATTGACATTTGATTGAGATCCTCATCAAATCACCCACagaaaaacaagcacaaaaaGCCTGCACAGGAAATAAAGCACAAAGCAGAGAAGCAAAACATTAAATTTGGTACTTaaacaacatttctgaagtAAATGTAACTAGACCTTAATGACCTCAATTCCATCACCATCTGAAGAG
This genomic window from Thunnus maccoyii chromosome 23, fThuMac1.1, whole genome shotgun sequence contains:
- the atxn10 gene encoding ataxin-10; the protein is MAATTNNNVDISTSIAGILNEKYRPEHLQVLKTCTAALREKEYRDVVEEQAFSSLLQVLSRLCNELQAASIDDQDLQSVALQLQLTAECFRAQRNSCVQSTRNQCLLRELGFIDVSVKLLTFFQTINLEGKDGIFEPLRCGIQFLGNLAVGNQMCKDDIWQLSFPDLLLQLLSVDDEKVVNYTSMVLHTCLDDAKVEELSEPQNIQLALKVMELCRTQPDLDWTVIIATQHFLKSSALVENMYSGMSPNERVTLLELLFAQLREGGSEDCGIPSSVARFVASTFQKGCGAVLTLSTGSDSSIEEAMTVISLLEVLCEMTSDNSQLMFLQNHPDLLVATVELLEQVHAIGKASKNIFSAAQNFSSFSGDGDSPSDSPVISFKAHLIRLIGNLCYRNTNNQNKVRELEGIPLILDNCNIDSNNPFISQWSIFAIRNLLEHNTQNQELVANLERRGPADYSALRELGFLVEERDGSLLLKTVRKDS